The Astatotilapia calliptera chromosome 17, fAstCal1.2, whole genome shotgun sequence genome has a segment encoding these proteins:
- the lrtm2a gene encoding leucine-rich repeat and transmembrane domain-containing protein 2 → MPPHTHPPGGTGLPPASATIYHCYLAKPVFLCVLCLLAALLPPTCSCPPPCLCSSDSLVVDCRGRGLSSLPPLHLLPPRSRSLLLTNNKLASLGAAAFANLTSLEELDLSNNYLDNLPAGLFRDMSNLTRLTLRNNSLTVMDRDLFQGLSGLQSLDLSLNGLSTIPLGLLDELQSLRWLSLAGNRLHGLERAAFEPLANLQHLELGHNPWECDCNLRDFKHWMEWLLYRGGKVDAVECTLPKDLRGRDIRGVPVEMFNYCLQLEDENGGGEGSRSGQGGGPPCSRNALNPSGSTPVSDSSGSTADDSSSNTGSGGTGGEAPQDCTRSRYRPVSVRRAIGTVVIAGVVCGIVCIMMVAAAAYGCIYASLMAKYQRELKKRQPLMGDGEADGEDRDEKQISSVA, encoded by the exons TCTTCCTCTGTGTCCTCTGCCTCCTAGCTGCATTGCTGCCGCCAACCTGCTCCTGCCCTCCTCCCTGTCTCTGCTCCTCGGACAGCCTGGTGGTGGACTGCAGAGGCCGGGGTCTCTCCTCTCTGCCTCCCTTGCACCTCCTGCCTCCAAGGAGCCGCTCACTCCTGCTAACCAACAATAAACTCGCCTCGCTGGGAGCAGCTGCCTTTGCTAACCTCACTTCTCTGGAG gaaCTGGACCTCTCTAATAATTACTTGGATAATTTACCAGCCGGATTATTCAGAGACATGTCCAACCTGACAAGATTGACTCTGCGCAACAACTCCTTAACAGTAATGGACAGAGACCTCTTCCAG GGTCTGAGCGGTCTTCAGAGTCTAGACCTGTCATTGAATGGTCTGTCCACAATTCCTCTCGGCCTACTGGATGAGTTGCAGAGCCTAAG GTGGCTGTCCCTAGCGGGTAACAGGCTTCATGGTTTGGAAAGGGCAGCATTTGAGCCGCTGGCCAATCTGCAACACCTGGAACTGGGCCATAACCCCTGGGAATGTGACTGCAACCTCCGCGATTTCAAACACTGGATGGAGTGGCTGCTGTACAGAG GGGGGAAGGTGGATGCGGTGGAGTGCACACTACCGAAAGATCTGCGTGGGCGAGACATCCGTGGCGTTCCGGTGGAAATGTTCAACTACTGTCTCCAACTCGAAGATGAGAACGGAGGGGGTGAGGGTTCTCGTTCGGGACAAGGAGGCGGTCCTCCCTGCAGCAGGAACGCTCTCAATCCCAGCGGGTCGACGCCAGTTTCTGACAGCAGCGGCAGCACTGCTGATGATTCCTCTTCAAACACTGGAAGTGGGGGAACAGGTGGAGAGGCTCCACAGGACTGCACCCGCTCTCGCTACCGACCTGTAAGCGTGCGGCGCGCCATTGGTACGGTTGTAATTGCCGGCGTGGTGTGTGGCATTGTTTGCATAATGATGGTGGCTGCCGCGGCTTACGGCTGTATCTACGCCTCCCTGATGGCCAAATACCAGAGAGAGCTAAAGAAGAGGCAACCGCTAATGGGGGATGGAGAGGCTGATGGAGAGGACAGGGATGAGAAACAGATCTCCTCTGTTGCCTAA